Proteins found in one Methylophilaceae bacterium genomic segment:
- a CDS encoding D-sedoheptulose 7-phosphate isomerase — MDYINYLKGEHAAHTDMFSALGPLFPHISDVGIAMQNCIKSGGKILLMGNGGSAADSQHIAAEIVGRFKKERKGLPAIALTTDTSILTSVGNDYGYDYIFARQVEALCRPEDLVIGITTSGNSANVVNAMQAAKTIGAFTVGLTGGTGGKLTAICDYNLIMPSSVTARIQEAHIFIGHCLCEILESDV; from the coding sequence ATGGATTATATTAATTACCTCAAAGGTGAACATGCTGCGCACACCGACATGTTTAGCGCGCTAGGGCCACTTTTTCCGCACATTAGCGATGTTGGCATTGCTATGCAAAACTGTATCAAATCGGGCGGTAAAATTTTACTAATGGGCAATGGTGGCAGCGCCGCAGATAGTCAACATATTGCTGCCGAGATTGTTGGGCGCTTTAAAAAAGAGCGTAAGGGACTGCCTGCCATTGCACTCACAACCGACACTTCCATCTTGACGTCAGTTGGCAATGATTATGGCTATGACTATATTTTTGCGCGCCAGGTAGAAGCATTGTGTCGGCCAGAAGACTTGGTGATTGGCATTACCACATCAGGCAATAGTGCCAATGTAGTCAATGCGATGCAAGCGGCCAAAACAATCGGCGCGTTTACTGTCGGTTTAACTGGCGGCACAGGCGGCAAATTAACTGCTATTTGCGACTATAATTTAATCATGCCCTCTAGTGTTACCGCACGTATTCAAGAAGCCCATATTTTTATCGGTCATTGCTTGTGTGAAATCTTAGAGTCAGACGTATAA
- the rfaD gene encoding ADP-glyceromanno-heptose 6-epimerase, protein MVVITGGAGMIGSIVAWHLNTQCKQEDLVIVDDITHESQWQNLVHRKYNTYLDKEQLFDWLYDNEGVTAVIHMGAISATTERDFNKLVESNIHYSQDLWSWCAVNKIPFFYASSAATYGDGNQGYDDASIEKLRPLNGYGYSKHFFDQWVLKQVADNKPCPPSWAGFKFFNVYGPNEYHKERMASVAFHTFNQFSETGTVKLFKGTKAGVEDGMQMRDFVYVKDAAAVLAHFYTTALSGKPTANGIYNIGTGEARSFKDLATNVMKSMGHEPDITYIDMPQDLQGKYQYYTEATMQKLRNAGYTKAFYSLEEGIKDYVQHYLMQEDQYC, encoded by the coding sequence TAGGTTCAATCGTTGCTTGGCATCTCAACACACAGTGCAAACAAGAAGATCTGGTCATTGTTGATGACATCACACACGAATCACAATGGCAAAATCTAGTCCACCGCAAATACAATACTTACCTAGATAAAGAGCAGTTATTCGATTGGCTATATGACAATGAAGGGGTAACAGCCGTTATTCATATGGGCGCTATTAGCGCAACCACAGAGCGCGATTTTAACAAACTCGTTGAATCTAATATTCATTATTCACAAGATTTGTGGTCATGGTGCGCTGTCAATAAAATCCCTTTTTTCTATGCCAGCTCTGCAGCCACTTATGGTGATGGCAATCAAGGCTATGATGACGCTTCTATCGAAAAGTTACGCCCATTAAATGGTTACGGCTATTCCAAACACTTTTTTGACCAATGGGTGTTAAAGCAAGTCGCAGATAATAAACCTTGCCCACCAAGCTGGGCTGGCTTTAAATTCTTCAATGTCTATGGTCCGAATGAATATCACAAAGAGCGCATGGCGAGTGTTGCTTTTCACACGTTCAACCAGTTTAGCGAAACTGGTACCGTGAAGCTGTTTAAAGGTACAAAAGCAGGCGTTGAAGATGGTATGCAAATGCGCGATTTTGTCTATGTCAAAGATGCCGCAGCCGTACTGGCACACTTTTACACCACAGCTTTAAGCGGCAAACCAACCGCGAATGGCATATACAATATTGGCACTGGCGAAGCGCGCAGCTTTAAAGATTTAGCTACCAACGTCATGAAAAGTATGGGGCACGAACCAGATATCACTTACATTGATATGCCGCAAGATTTGCAAGGCAAGTATCAATACTATACCGAAGCAACGATGCAAAAGTTACGCAATGCGGGATACACCAAAGCTTTTTATAGCCTAGAAGAAGGCATTAAAGATTATGTGCAACACTATTTAATGCAAGAGGATCAATACTGCTAA